A region of Sulfurovum sp. DNA encodes the following proteins:
- the yidD gene encoding membrane protein insertion efficiency factor YidD, which yields MTVKKIFIAPIRGYQYISKMLPANCRYYPTCSEYAAWQLQFNGLHRALVASTLRILRCNQLFTGGIDYPVVKFTPPEISALHTSNPNYGTIKVIFWLVPKHQYRHSVARYFYVIKDFNALPKHRDTP from the coding sequence ATGACAGTTAAAAAAATTTTTATAGCACCCATCAGAGGCTATCAATACATCTCAAAAATGCTGCCTGCCAATTGCCGTTATTATCCAACTTGTTCGGAGTATGCAGCTTGGCAACTCCAATTCAATGGTCTACACCGTGCATTGGTAGCAAGCACACTGCGTATTTTACGTTGCAATCAGCTCTTTACAGGAGGCATAGACTATCCGGTTGTCAAATTCACTCCACCAGAAATATCAGCTTTACACACCTCTAATCCAAACTATGGCACAATCAAGGTTATATTTTGGTTGGTTCCAAAGCATCAATATCGACATAGTGTTGCCCGCTATTTTTATGTCATAAAGGATTTCAATGCCCTACCCAAACACCGTGACACTCCATAG
- a CDS encoding apolipoprotein N-acyltransferase — protein sequence MLPNRPLPKALLIAMTGSLFIYLAHIGITFYWLNTLLGLISLYFLLQSESKTWFWSGFFFGLLWFWWITLSFIYYQISWATPFVILLIGAIYGALFWLIATTASISHDLRFTLVLKSVGLLVLSYIHPFGFDWFKPELIFVESYMGTQKWQFLLILLVLALVHWRKNLFFMLLLLVPHHIPQRLSTLTPSNTITIVTTHISVKDKWDKTKHAAQFNALFHAIDQAIDANKTLVILPESVFPVFLDHNRTLLKKLKQRAKKINIVTGALYWDGKTPRNSTYIFTRDGRVTVANKVILVPFGEANPLPDFLGNWINHIFYDDAVDYKASSNLADYTIENKRYRNAICFEATSEKLYEGNPKQMIVLSNNGWFAHSIEPTLQRLLLQYYSQKYGTTIYNATNMTPSYKIINGKVFML from the coding sequence TTGTTACCAAACAGACCACTGCCCAAAGCACTGCTTATTGCTATGACTGGAAGCCTTTTTATCTATCTTGCCCATATTGGCATCACCTTTTATTGGCTCAATACACTATTGGGGCTTATCTCACTCTATTTCCTGTTACAGTCTGAAAGCAAAACATGGTTTTGGAGTGGCTTCTTCTTTGGACTTCTCTGGTTTTGGTGGATAACACTCAGTTTCATTTACTATCAAATATCTTGGGCAACCCCCTTTGTAATACTCCTCATTGGGGCAATTTATGGCGCACTGTTTTGGCTCATTGCCACAACAGCATCCATAAGTCATGATTTACGATTTACGTTGGTACTAAAATCTGTAGGGCTTTTAGTGTTAAGCTACATTCACCCCTTTGGCTTTGATTGGTTCAAACCTGAACTAATATTTGTTGAGAGCTATATGGGCACACAGAAGTGGCAATTTTTACTCATATTGCTTGTGCTTGCGCTGGTACACTGGAGAAAAAACCTGTTTTTTATGCTATTGCTTCTCGTGCCACACCATATACCACAACGCCTTAGTACATTAACTCCCTCCAATACAATCACAATTGTAACCACCCATATCTCTGTTAAAGACAAGTGGGACAAAACCAAACATGCTGCTCAGTTCAATGCACTGTTTCATGCCATTGATCAGGCAATTGATGCAAACAAAACACTGGTCATTCTTCCTGAATCGGTTTTTCCGGTTTTTCTTGACCACAATCGTACACTTTTAAAAAAGCTCAAACAGCGTGCCAAAAAAATCAATATTGTCACTGGTGCACTCTATTGGGATGGTAAAACCCCACGGAACTCCACCTACATCTTTACCAGAGATGGCAGGGTCACTGTTGCCAACAAAGTCATTCTTGTACCATTTGGAGAGGCAAACCCACTGCCCGATTTTCTTGGTAATTGGATCAATCATATCTTCTACGATGATGCTGTTGACTATAAGGCCAGTAGCAACTTGGCTGATTATACCATTGAGAACAAACGCTACCGCAATGCCATCTGCTTTGAAGCCACTTCAGAAAAACTCTATGAAGGAAACCCTAAACAGATGATTGTACTTAGCAACAATGGCTGGTTTGCCCACTCTATTGAACCAACCTTACAAAGGTTGCTACTACAATACTACAGTCAAAAATATGGTACTACCATCTATAATGCTACCAATATGACACCCTCTTATAAGATTATTAACGGAAAAGTATTCATGCTATGA
- the pyrC gene encoding dihydroorotase, whose protein sequence is MPYPNTVTLHSPLDMHLHLRDGQMLHDTVKASAKTFSGAIIMPNLVPPLTSEEALVSYKMRIQEAMGDETFIPYMTLFFKSTYSRTFLESIRNKMTAIKLYPAGITTNSEGGVSGFDLEDLRETLEAMSDLHIPLCVHGETNGFVMDREAEFIPIYEKLAKAFPKLKIIMEHITTAESVAALDRFDNLYATITVHHLLITLDDVAGGMLQPHLFCKPIAKRPEDKEALLRAALTAHPKVMFGSDSAPHPKEDKESCGCAAGVFTAPIAIQLLIELFEKHDAPLENLQKFLSDHAKSIYGITPPTKAILLEKKPFKVPSNYGSIVPMSAEEMLQYTITEVKHG, encoded by the coding sequence ATGCCCTACCCAAACACCGTGACACTCCATAGTCCACTTGATATGCACCTGCATCTACGTGATGGGCAGATGCTACACGACACTGTCAAGGCTTCCGCAAAAACCTTTAGTGGTGCAATCATTATGCCCAACCTTGTGCCGCCTCTTACCTCAGAAGAAGCACTGGTTTCATATAAAATGCGTATCCAGGAAGCCATGGGTGATGAGACTTTTATCCCCTATATGACTCTCTTCTTTAAGTCAACCTATAGCAGAACGTTTCTTGAAAGTATACGTAACAAGATGACTGCAATCAAACTCTACCCCGCAGGCATTACAACCAACAGTGAGGGTGGAGTGAGTGGTTTTGATCTGGAGGATCTTAGAGAAACCCTTGAGGCAATGAGTGACTTACATATTCCTCTGTGTGTCCATGGAGAGACCAATGGATTTGTCATGGACAGAGAAGCAGAGTTTATCCCTATTTATGAAAAATTGGCAAAAGCATTTCCAAAACTTAAGATTATCATGGAACACATTACAACCGCAGAAAGTGTTGCTGCACTTGACCGATTCGATAACCTCTATGCAACCATTACCGTACACCACCTACTCATTACACTTGATGATGTGGCAGGAGGCATGTTGCAACCTCATCTTTTCTGTAAGCCCATTGCCAAACGACCAGAAGACAAAGAGGCACTACTGAGGGCTGCTCTTACAGCACACCCCAAAGTAATGTTTGGTTCTGACTCTGCACCACATCCAAAAGAAGATAAAGAGTCTTGCGGTTGTGCCGCCGGTGTCTTTACAGCACCTATTGCCATACAACTACTCATTGAGCTCTTTGAAAAACATGATGCACCCTTAGAGAACCTACAAAAGTTTCTTAGCGATCATGCAAAAAGCATTTATGGCATCACACCTCCCACAAAAGCGATTCTACTTGAAAAAAAACCCTTCAAAGTACCATCAAATTATGGTAGCATCGTGCCAATGTCTGCTGAAGAGATGCTTCAGTATACTATTACAGAGGTGAAGCATGGATAA